The Glycine soja cultivar W05 chromosome 9, ASM419377v2, whole genome shotgun sequence sequence TGCTCTGATAATTGATTGATACTATAGGAGTTGGAGAGGCAAAAATTTATGGATGAGTTATTTGTTATATGATTAATAGAAGGGACTTTGTGTTGTGTGCCCATGGGCATATCGTAAAAacttaaattagattttttttttcaaagaagaaactatttatttatataaaaaaatacaaaactccTTTACTACttgtttttaaaagtaatttaacttCACAAGATTTATAGAGGAGCGCATGCTGGCTCCTGCCATTGGTTGGTATACCTGTTCCTTTTATGATATCTTCCACCTGCAATACTGTTTGACATCTTATAATCcacacttcttttttttccttgcctcttatctgtattttttttgtattgttaCCTAGTTATATGATAGTATATATTATCAAGCTATGGTGTTTATATGCATAATTTATACTTACATGGTTCTCTGTCTCAGTAGAGAATACTAATAGTATTTACTAGTTAGACCAAATATTCTACTGATCTGTGACCCCTACCTTATTTATGTTTTCTAATTAATTCTGGTTAGGTGGATATCAGAGTGGCACCTGGATCTCATGCAACCGAAGCTGCAGGTTTTAATTCcttacttttttctctttcttcctgTGGGTGTGTTAGTTACAGCACCTATGTTTTTGTGGCATGGATTTGATTTGTCTACTGAAGCATTCTGTGCAGTACTTCAAATATTGATCTAGACTCTAGAGATGTCTTTCTACTTAAATGATTGACTATGCCGTTTCTTTCTTGGAGAGTGATACATGCTGTTGACAGACCTGTCACTACACTCTTTTAACTTGGATTTAGATTTTTTGGGTGAAAGATTTAGATTTAGTGTTTCATTTTATTCAATGATTATATGTTCAAGAGATTCATCCCTCAAACTCAACATTCTTGCTTCCCCCCTTTCAAACACACTTTGCATGCTTTCCTGCCACATGAACAAACAGGCTTTAAGTTGGttaattgttgaaattgcctCTTGCTTCTTTagaatccttttttttatatataaatcattGATCGTGACAGGACACTCACACTGTTGCATTTCTTTTTGTCACAAATACATATTGCAGTTAACAAACAATTAAACGATAAAGAACGTGTGGCAGCTGCACTGGAAAACTCAAACCTTCTGAATATGGTTGATGATTGCCTTGCTCCATCTTATGATTGAAGGAACTTTTTTCCTCCTCCAAATGCAATGAACTATGTAGGTGCTTTTATGCCTGTCGTAGAAGTTGGTCAGCTTTATCTGTGTTTATGATATTTTTGGTTGCTGGCATATTGGTCTTGCTATTTGTGGTTACCTCATGCAATTCGTTAAATAGGATACGTAGTTGAAAATGTGATAGTTGAGTAAGGTTCCAAGGTTCTTTGATCATtagctaaaagaaaaaaattcagcTCATGTTtcatagattgaacaatttataCCGTGTTTGGTTGAACTTTTTTGagatattataaaattagtttatatcaattacattaatttatggaaattaattatcattttaatgaaattatgttaatgaatttaaattttaatttgaatatttggaCAACAATTTCTTTTGAGAAACCTTTTAAAAAAGGTAATTATACCATGTTTTCTTATcagaataaaaattatgaatttatagTTTCTGTAAATTACGATAATTAAATGactgacttttttttatatattataaaatttgtgaaaCATTCCTTTCACTGTAAATTTAAACCTAAATTAAGTTGTCAAAAGTTTTATTTGCTCTCTCCCTCTCTTAATGCTCAAAATGTCAATTTTCATTTCACACTTCAATCATCACcagaaatagaaatcaaataaagatgatgtttataattttttcttagtttgttttttcacaagtttttcttctttttcgtgACAAGCAAAATTATTGGCCACAATTGATATATATTCTTCCATTGTTTTCTATTTATCCATTCCAACCAAATTTTATTACAAGCTtttcacattttctcctttaacaaatcattttttattgttcataataattattatttcaagCCTTTTGCATACTCCTTTGGAAGATCCATTTTACtgctattgagttttctttgtaaattaaaattacgagTACAGTTCTTAAAAAATTACGCAATCACTTGTTTTCATTACAGAGATGAGTGAATCGATAGGCTATAATTTGTTCACCAGCTATAGACCTTGTCCACCTATGTTTTTTCTCTGTTgatatatgtaaattttaagGGATTGATGCGGAAACAATGATTAGAGAACTGGCTTTGTTTGTCAAATGACCAGTGACACAGAGAATGGGAAAAATAGGACAAGAGAGAACAACTCATTCttgataaaatttgtatttattgttAATGTTATTGTCATAAGAAGATTATGAATGTTGTCTAGGCATAGTTCTCAGTTATATGACATAGTTCTCAAATTTCTTGCTTAACGCTAAATCCTCTCAGTATTAACCTCTTCAATttagatataaatataaaggTTCTGCTATGTTCAATTGAATAACTAATTCAGACTCAGCTAGAAGCCTTTATCGACAAATATTCCCACAATGGGGTTTTGCTTCTTGCACGATGCATCACCGCCGAAATATTTGGTAAGCATTAATTTTATACTACTAATCAGTTcccataaaaaatttgaagaaaataaattagaagttAGAACTCTTTGATTATTAAGATAAATGAGATCAACAAATTTATATCATATAACTAtacataaatgattaaaattaaaaattagttattaattatgtAACTATTTTTaccatataatttattaatattatttttaagacttaaatataattttagtgcAGTATATTATATCACTAACAAGTATTATTTAGGATTGTCACTTGaaatttttgttaaacaaaataatgggaaaaaaaaattaggatgaaaaccgcccaaagaaaaaaatttaaaatgactaaatcaaaactttcttattgaattaaaaaatatgtttaagattattttaaaatattttttatttaattaaaattttgttttaaattactccctttttttagtctttatattcTGTCCCACTAAAAGTAGCTAGTTTATGGgaaaattcttaattaaaatcaatttaataaataatattaattaattaaatttcttataatGATTTCTTACTTGATACACTGCTGGTTTAGCAGTAACACACTAAATTGTAGtaagttaaaagaaaataagtaggAAATGCGTCATCCAAGACACGATCGCGACAAATTATAAAGGACTATTTTTCCACATTCATGtttgccaaaaataaaaataaaaaagacaatcATATATGGAATGTGGTTaggttaaaaaattacaaaaatacagtATTTGTTAACCCAAGTAATTACAAGAAAAATCAGAAGAAGAGTGCTTGGGAGAATAAACTAGAAGTTTACTACTCCTTACTTATATTCAATAACGTGTGATCGTGGTTGGCCTACAGCTGCCTCTAACCCATGAATCTGATGGCCTAGGGCCCTTATACGCATTGGCACACATGCCTTCTGCATTCCCCAGTGGCAGTGGATTTGGACGTCCACAACATCTCGTTTATGATAGTAAGTTCTCACATTTTCTCCCTTTCTTCTCTAATATTCAACTTTATTAATTGatacttttaattttgcttaatCTTAATTCGAcacttttttttgttgcaaaattcTATTGTACTGATAGAAATTTAagggttttaatattttttcgtACGAATATATAGTTGGACGTCCGTGTCCCGGCCCACTCACCGAGGAATTCTTAATTCGCGTGACGACTTTGAAATCAAGCCAAAACAAGCAAGTTACTAGtaaaaaaaccaaaccaaaccaaaaacaATTTAACAAGGACATTCTTATACAACAAGGTGGATATTAAAAGAATAAGTTGCCAAGTTGGTGTAAACTGGAACAATGCATTTAGCTGGAATAAGTTATAGCAACTATTCAAAGGTCTGGAATAAGTTATAGCAACTATTCAAAGGTCCAATTCCTTGATATGTAGCTTCATGCATATAAAGTACTTGTATAAGTTCCATTGGCTATAATGTAAGCATCTGCGAACAACCTTTTCttgcaattaaaatttaaaagaatgatCATAGTAAGCTATGATGGAACGAAGGCAGAAAAATTTATAGACAGTTGTAGCCCTGATGTAACAAATTGTGAGGTTTGGCCATAAGAACAAGCCTGCCAGTGCAGTGCCTACTGTTTGTGGTTGTCTTTCAGTACACACTACACCACTTTTTTTCCACAGTAGCACCAAGAAGATTGACATAAATGAACACTCATTCTTGAAGTACaatagacttttaaaaaaagacattgATTTATATACAAAAGAGGGCCTAATTAGCATTAGTATAAATGTGATAGTTAATTATacacaatatttaaaaaaatgtcgcgaaaatatatttatttatactttgcaacattttttatatgttgtcatcaaaaaaattttaacaacttttattaagtattaaaaaatattactaaaaattacatttacaaTAGTGTAGGAGAAACAAGTAGACACAGTctacatcaaaaacaaaaacaaaaaaagtagaCAGTCATATATAGTATTTTCAAGCTAATTTGATGAAAAGTTTTCAAGCTAAAGAGAATGTGTCAGAACTattggtaaaatatatttttagcttctatatttaaattttcataaatgtagtcccttaattttatattagcaGTGATTTTCATTCTTTCCCAACTTTAAAGTTATTGGTTTTATCTATGAAGAATAATGAAAACTATTGTTTTGTAAAGTTCAGAACCAAAATTATTAGAGATACATTTCAGGGACTAAAATCTaagtttgacaaaaaaaatataaaaattaaaaacaaatttcacCCTAATAAAAAATCTAGAAGTGTAAGTGAATTTGACTCAATTAAGTTTTATTAGGTTAGATTGGGTTtacctttatttttataacaaccCAATCCGAGATTAATTAGGTTAGGTTAacgaattaaataattaaaaaaatattatcatctttttaactattaacaaaaaaaaacctcaAGATTAGCAATTCATCAATATTGTTTAATATTAACTCCTTATAAGCcattatttaatattcattGTTTCATTGTTTTATAACTCATAATTAATACggaataaaatcattaaaaaaattactgctCACAATATTCATCAAAATAAATTGTTGTAGCATGAGAGTTTAAGATTTGTTTGTTCACAATTTCCCATACATATAGAaagaattaaacaattttttattatatatttattatgtagtCGAATTTTTTGACTCAACCTAATTCTAATTGAATGTACTAAATATTGAGTTACGTGCGTTGAACGCACACAACCCACTTACACCCATAAAAAAACCAATGGAAAGTAACATATTAAGATTATTTACATGGAATTGAAGCTGCTTCTATACCTACACTGCTGCACTTGTGTTTGCCTTTAAACTCATGTTTATATCCATGTATAAAACAATACATGTACAGCATCATTAGACGTATAGTATAGTCTAATTGTCGGGTTATTAAACGCAAATTGTATTATTGATAATATACGTACCGCATTATGTGGCTTCAACCATCTCGGAGCCAATTGCATCACTTACAATAATCATATGtttggtattaaaaaaaaaaatctttaacttCAATTCTTTTATTATACTCCCCATTTGTTCATCTAATTGCcctcttgttttattttattttctatctctCTGGAAATTGTAAGTAAATTCATATGTACCAATTATCTtgtatttctcattcttaatttgcACGATGAAGTCAACTCAGACCAAGTAAAACCAAGCTTTTCTCCATCGTTTTCCTATATAAGATCACAGTCTCCTTGGAGCTCAAGACACCAACGTCAACGAAATATTCTATATATCTACTTTCTTTCTTCCATTTAATTTCCCGATCGAGCTTCCTTCTTGTTCGCAATTAATGGCTAGTAAGATTGAAAAGAAAGCCCCGAGGGTTGAACGGAGGCATATTGAGGCGCCCAAAAATTTGATGGAGGTAGTCTTCATATTAGTCGATGCCATAACGTCGCTTGGTTACACCGAGAGACGGCAAGTCTCCAACTTGCCCAGAGCCATCGCTTCCGCTGTGTTGGACAAGGTCCTTTCCAACTTCTTATCTATATATccatttatgttaaaaaaaaatcttattaattattaattagaacATGTGATTTgaatctaattcaattttataatatggacttatgtattttaatttgattatattacTAATTGAATTGATGTGACATCTTTAACACTTctttaaatttaacttaatgTACCTACATGAAGGTGTTCCCTCTCTCTTAATTAGCCTGCACTGAATTTGAGAATGTAGGGTAAGAAAACAGTTGCAAGAGAATGCGGTGAAAGAAGTGATTGTGTACAACTCAAGTCCCCCGAAGTTATAAAGGAGTTATATGAGATAAAGAAATTGCTGACACGGACCATGCTTTTCAGCAGCAGAAAACGGTTTCTTGGGTTTTTGTTTGCTGCTGGATTCGACCAGAAGGATGTCCTCCTAAGAAAGAGAACAGCTCGGGTACTTAACGTTGGCTAGcttcttataaaaaatgaatcaatACTTTATACTTATGTAATTCTGATTCCCAtgaagattaattaattttatgattttattatgccAGATTCTAAGGCCCGCTTTCACAGTGATACGTGATATAGAATCAAAAAGTTTGCTGGTGTTTATTCGGGGAACTCGTAGCCTAAAAGACACGCTTACAGATGCACTTTGTGCTCCCGTATCCTTCGAGCATAACAATATGGTTTCAGGACATGCACACCGTGGTATGGTTGCTGCAGCTTCTTGGATTCTAAAGCACTGCACTCCTGTACTACTTAATGCTCTTCATCAATATCCACACTTCAAAATCAAggtataaatatatacatatattattaattaaattagtctgttactttttttatcggttaaaatcaaagatgtatcaagaaatttataacaattcatACATCTTAAATCAAGTGGAGTACTAAACCCCTtgattaattactaattagtcaTCTGTgactaattaaattcttttggaAGAACAATATTAACTATAATCTTCATTGCATTTCTCTATTTCTTACTTTCTTTCActttagattcaattttttatagttaCAATTatgtattctttttatttaaccaTGTAACTCATCCTATAATtgatcatatataattataataatcttCCCGTATAGATTGTTGGGCACTCGCTTGGGGGTGGTACTGCTGCACTGCTGACATATAAGCTTAGAGAAATGCAACAATTCTCTTCAAGCACTTGTGTCACGTTTGGCCCAGGCATGCAGTTATACTACTTAAATTCTTTAGTTTACaccctaaattttaatttgttcaatTGAGTAACGCAATTCAATaggttttttcatttaattgagtGATCACCACATGCTCTTGATGTAGAATTGTTTCACGATTGTAATTTTCCCAGCTGCCTGCATGACATTAGAGTTAGCCGAATTTGGGAAGCCATTTATCATTTCCATTATAAATGGTTATGACATAGTGCCTACATTGTCAGCTTCTTCTGTTCATGATTTCGTTTCTGAGGTACTCAAATTACCCGATGGTTTAAATAGCAAATGTCACTTTAAGTTAATTGCTTAATTTCTGATCATGTTATCTGTTAGAAAATTGTTTGTTCTTTGGTCAAATTGGCTTTCACTAGGTAACTACATAACATATATTGATCGAATAATTTACAGGGTCGCGATCGGAATAATGATCAAATCATTCCAATTGCCAAAGCCATTGCAAAACATGCAGTAACCCACTGCACCGAGGTATCTTTGCAAGctttgtttatttataaatatttgtcaTTTGACAATGAAAGTACTCAGTGCATGCTCTCTATAGGAATATAGTCTCCTATTAGGTATTCACTACCTAGTCTCTAACAAGAGTTTGATCCTTCAGTTATTAAACCATACATAATATGAGAGAACTATTGTATGGATTCAATGATCTTGACATATACTATATTGTTCTGGctgataataattttatatacatatCTGCTTTTTGCATATAGtcatatatattatacattCATCTATCAACCAggccaccaaaaaaaaatatacatacatcttttaattatttatgggtTATGTTAACCAACATCTTTAAGACACCGGttaaagaatcaaaatataaaaagttttaaatattaaaagaattgCATTAAAAATCATGATAGAGTGCACTAtcatactttttaaataaaaattttctacttttaatttgttaatcatATTGTGTCCTTACTAGTTAGTATTTTCATTATCTTACAATAGAGATCCTAATTTGTACCTATAGGGTGTGAAGAAGTACCAACACAGAACTCACGCGTTGCTTCCATGGCACCGACGTGAGAATAAATTAGATAACATGGCTGAATTAGCTTCTGGATCATCTCATGAGACAAATTTTGAATCTCTCTTGACTGAAGAGCAATTAATCATGGAGTCTATGTCAGATGATGAGGAATATAATTCTTCTAGTGAAGGATCTGATGTTGATGACGACGAAGATCAATTGTGGAATCAAGTGGGGAAGCTTAAACTAGGAAAAGAAGCAGCCACAACCAAAAACATAGCTGGAGAAGAGAGTGATTGTCGAGTCAACGTCAGGTAGACGTCATCTTTATCCTCCAGGAAGGATCATGCATATAGTCCCTACTGCACATTTGTCTGAAAATATTCCTAATTCAAACCACAATGGTTCTGATGAGAAACATGTCTACCTATATGAAACGCCTAGAGATCTGTATGGAAAGCTCAGACTTTCTAGAGGGATGATACTTGATCATATGACGAACCAGTATCTGAAGATGTTACAACAATTAATCAATCAACTAGAGAAAGACAGCTTCAAATATCGTGGTGGATGAGCCAAGGAATAGcagatgaaaaaataattggtaCTAATTGGATCATGGAGCTAGCcctaaagaattaaaattggaCCTCTTGGTTCTGATTTTTGAGATTGTTGTGTGTATATTAGGATTGTAATTGTTGAATGGATCACATAGGTTTTTAGGAGTGTCTTCAGAATTTAGGATGATGTTAATTGTGCTAAGCATAAGGGGTGTATTTGTTGCTTCTGGGCtctctattaaaataaaatttttaaaagaatttatgacaaaataattttgttttgtctttCATGCTTTGCTAAGGCATAAATATATGCAAGAGAATTACACCAAAATCTCTTAAGATTGAGTTATACATATtgattttctaaataaaactcCTAAGATTACGTCTAGACTAAAAACAAATTGATTTACATGATCACAGactaataataaagataatataataattacacATAATTCTGCATAAATTTTGTTATCTCATCATGATATCATTACCCCCCTCAAGTTGGAGCTTGTAAATTACATATCCTCAACTTGCATAGCAGAGAGGTGAACTAAGTGAGACCAAGAGCCTTAGTAAAAATATCAGCTAATTATGTATGTGTAGGAACATAAGTAGGAGCAATATTGCTAGTGAGATACTCGTCGCGAATGAAGTGGCAATCCACTTCGATGTGCTTGGTGTGCTCATGAAAAACCAGGTTCTTGACAATATGAAGCGCTGCTTGATTGTTACAATGAAATCACATAATCTTGCACACCATGCCATATTGTTGAGGAAGAAAGCCAGGAGGTGGCTTTATGTACACAACCTCCTCAAGGTCCCCATGTAAAAATTCATTGTGCACATTCATCTGATGTAATTCCCAAGCTCGTGTGGCTGCTACGGCTAACACTATGCGGACCGTTACCATTTTTACAACGGGTGCAAAAGTCTATGTGTAATTGATCCCTTCTTTTTGATGATTGCCAAGAATTACTAACCGTGCTTTGAATCGTTCTACACTTCCATCAGCTTTATGCTTTATTTTGTATACCCACTTGTAGCCAAGTGCTTTTTTTCCTGGAGGCAATTGTGTGACTGTCCAAGTTCCATTGGTATCAAGGGCATGTATCTCACTTTTCATTGCATCCCTCCACCGACTGTCTTTCACCACATCAGCATAAGTGACAGGCTCCTTCTCCTGTGAAATGGATGCAAGAAAAGCACGATGTGCAAGAGAAAAATGGTCATAATTCACATAATCAGTTATGGGATAGGGCGCACCTGAGTCTACCTTTGGAGAGGGTGAACAGTTGGATGAGCTCAATCTTTTGGTGGTATTTGTCACATAATCTTGCAATTGAGTAGAAGGTTGTTTGGTTATATGTCCTCTACCCAATAATGGCTCGATTGGTGATATATATGGAAGCACTGTATCTTGTGTGTCCATATTTTGGAGAGTAACACCTTGTTCATCGAATCCCGCATTTGGCTCACCCCCTCTATCATCCATTGTCATATCACCACTTTCTTTAGTACTTCTTGTGTGATTCATTTCTTCTACACCATCAGTCACATCAACAATTTCTTCACAACTCCAATTTTTAGGAGGAACATCTTCTTTGATAGTAACATCAATAGAAAAAAGATACTTGGTCTTGACAAAATCAACATCTCGAGAGacaaaaatctattttatttctaagTCAAACAACTTCCACCCTTTCTTGCCACATGGGTAGCCAATAAACACACACTTCTTACTCCTACTCACAAATTTATCACTATTCCTTCTTTGATTATAGGCGTAACATAAGGAGCCAAATATTCTCAAATGTTCATATGCAGGTTATTGCCCATATAACatctcatatggagttttctcaTTCAAAATAGTGGAAGGAGTTTGGTTGATCAAATATGTTGTAGTTAAAATGCATTCTCTTCAGGACTTAATAGGAAGATTACCTTGAAATCAGAGTGCTCAAGCCACATTCAAAATATGTCTATGTTTTCATTCCACTCtcccattttgttggggtgtttTTGTGCAAgatgtttgaaaaattatttcatgattaagaaaatatattttcatgcaTGTGAATTTTGTTCCATTATCACTTCTGGATATCTTCATCCAATCAGTGTCCTTGAAATACGGTCCTGCACAACACATAACTTATCAGTGAATTGAACAACACATTTCAATTCATTCATCATCTGTGAAACAGATAtcaaattgcaatttaatttaGGCACATAGAGAACATTAGTAAGTTTTAAGCCTTCGTCTAGCACCACGCTTCCTTCTTTAATCGTTGTTGTATGTTGTTCATTAGGAAGTCCAACTGGACAACTTTGAATATCTCGTAGTTCATGCATATGATTTAGATTTCCAGTCATGTGATTGGAAGTCCCTGTGTCAATTATCCATGTATTGGTATCACATTCACCTGTCATCTTGTCATTAGAGTTTATTTTCTGAGCATTTAGTAATTCTACTAGCGTCTGCAATTACTTTGTAGCTAGTAAGCCCAATCAAACCTGAATTGTCTCCTTTTGAGATCTTGGTGTCTGCACTTGTTTCACCACTATGCACAACATTTGTACGCATTATGCCTCTTTTTCCTCATCAGTTCCCGAGTTGTTGTTGGAATTCAATTCATACAGTGATAGTCTTCTTTGTCATCTTATGTTCTTCTTGTTTATGAGACTCATTCTTAGGAGCTTCCTCTTCATGATGACTTATTATCGCCAAATTTCAAACAATGACTCTAATATCATAAAAGAATCTATAACAAAACAATGTTGTTCTATCTTTCATGTTTTGCTAAGGCATAAATATATACAAGAGAGTTACAGTAAAATCTCTTAAGATTGAGTTATACTGATTGATTCTCCAAATAAAATTGCTAAGATTATGTctagactaaaaataaattgatttacatGATCACAAgctaataatacaaaataatataataattacacATAATTTCATACAAATTTTGTTATCTTCTTTTATCTCATCATCATATCATTAGTTTTTCATCTTCCTCTACGTaacatgttttcttttcttttatgtgtGCTCTCATAAAAACAATGAAATAGTATTAGAGCTTCTATCTTATGCGAATTGTGAGTTgagaaaaaaacataatgaaAGCAAATTGATACATCATTTACAAGTCAGCCgcttgttttttaaataacgtGAGGAGTATGACAGACTTAGTGGCAGACTTGTTTCTTTAGTAACAAGCATAAAAAATAGTCTTCGACCctattaaataaagaatattttaaaaaataattttattaaattatacaaaattaaatgaagatttatttatatttaaaatcaagaaataagaaattgttttatttatattcgAAACAGGAGAAAATAACTATTAAGTGATGAGACTACTGCTGAGCGGAGGAGGTGTGATTGTAATTTTACGGTAAACTCATGAATTTTTGTAagtatttacaaaaaatataatttctatttaaatttgtaatatttataaaactatATACTGTACaggttttatattattatatgtgGAATGTCTTATTGTTTTATGTATTTAACTCTCCAAATTAATTCAATAAATCTTTATTAGTTGAAGATTCATTACTTGTCGATGAAAGGATGAAGATTTATGAAACTCGATCTACAAGAAATTTCTGCTAAAAAAAATCCCACCCACACCGAGCCACTTAAAGAGTCGTCTCAAACACAAAATTAGGAAAAGTCTTCACTCTTCAGGTTGCAAGAACTCATCTGCAGTCACATGAAAATCGAAAAGGCAAACCATCTAAGGGATAGGTATCAATCTAACTCTCAATATTATTCAAGTGCTGACTTAGTTGAGTCTATTGGTCCCTCTTAGGGATtggttttagaaaaatgtttgGAAAGAAGTTGATGAAAAATAAGTCTCTAGACAagaaacaagtaaaaaaaaccAAGGCGAAGCTTTAGAAGAATAATTAAAGTATCGTGTTT is a genomic window containing:
- the LOC114366834 gene encoding sn1-specific diacylglycerol lipase beta-like, giving the protein MASKIEKKAPRVERRHIEAPKNLMEVVFILVDAITSLGYTERRQVSNLPRAIASAVLDKGKKTVARECGERSDCVQLKSPEVIKELYEIKKLLTRTMLFSSRKRFLGFLFAAGFDQKDVLLRKRTARILRPAFTVIRDIESKSLLVFIRGTRSLKDTLTDALCAPVSFEHNNMVSGHAHRGMVAAASWILKHCTPVLLNALHQYPHFKIKIVGHSLGGGTAALLTYKLREMQQFSSSTCVTFGPAACMTLELAEFGKPFIISIINGYDIVPTLSASSVHDFVSEGRDRNNDQIIPIAKAIAKHAVTHCTEGVKKYQHRTHALLPWHRRENKLDNMAELASGSSHETNFESLLTEEQLIMESMSDDEEYNSSSEGSDVDDDEDQLWNQVGKLKLGKEAATTKNIAGEESDCRVNVR